In Papaver somniferum cultivar HN1 unplaced genomic scaffold, ASM357369v1 unplaced-scaffold_12, whole genome shotgun sequence, a single window of DNA contains:
- the LOC113330910 gene encoding uncharacterized protein LOC113330910 has product MARWDYEDAILCRYFPSSLKGSALSWFVNLTPDFIDSYDQLTEKFLATYMHNKVVNTGMYKLFSLEIKYKETIREYTDRWHRICQAIGNVDPVVTINCYKWGLDRMSPLFVDIQEQESGSKRGNLDERPNKYRRERRDDRRKDDRKFEDQVYTKLNASYSRILKEIKGRENLDWPWSKGKKPPRSEKSREYSEYHCFNGHQTEKCKNLKIMIQKLIDAGDLKKYVQKADAEGRAKRIKQVQLPEGNRTLNTISCSENTGPSLTAQIGKILRKQFEDYCELYKIDGEEVDEHEHWIDTPMVFDDEDVEEDMEDLNDPLVLALPVVGCNIKKILIDGGSSVNVLFYNTFKRMELNDEQLLSSYHTIYGFNVASTKPLGDIVLQVDAGTMKVDTRFSVVDAPSPYNAIIG; this is encoded by the exons atggccagGTGGGATTACGAAGATGCCATACTTTGCAGATACTTCCCTTCAAGTCTGAAAGGATCCGCGTTGTCTTGGTTCGTCAACCTAACACCAGATTTTATCGATTCATATGATCAGCTTACTGAGAAGTTCCTGGCCACTTACATGCACAACAAGGTCGTCAACACGGGAATGTACAAACTCTTCTCACTTGAAATCAAATACAAGGAGACCATCAGGGAATACACTGATAGGTGGCACAGGATATGTCAAGCCATAGGGAATGTGGATCCAGTAGTAactatcaactgctacaagtgggggcTGGACAGGATGAGCCCCTTGTTTGTTGATATCCAGG AGCAGGAAAGCGGTTCCAAAAGAGGCAACTTAGATGAACGACCCAACAAATACAGAAGGGAACGAAGAGATGACCGCAGAAAGGATGATCGAAAGTTCGAAGACCAAGTCTACACGAAGCTAAATGCCAGCTATTCGCGCATCTTGAAGGAGATCAAGGGTCGGGAAAACCttgattggccatggtccaagggaaagaaGCCCCCAAGATCAGAAAAGTCTAGAGAATACtctgaatatcactgcttcaatggcCACCAAACAGAGAAATGCAAAAATCTCAAAATAATGATTCAAAAGCTAATTGACGCGGGGGATCTTAAGAAGTATGTGCAGAAGGCTGATGCCGAAGGAAGGGCAAAACGAATCAAGCAAGTTCAACTACCCGAAGGAAACCGCACACTTAACACCATCTCATGTTCTGAGAACACGGGACCATCTCTAACTGCCCAAATAGGGAAAATACTtagaaagcaattcgaagactaCTGTGAGTTGTACAAGATCGATGGGGAAGAAGTAGACGAACACGAACATTGGATAGACACGCCCATGGTTTTTGATGATGAGGatgtcgaagaagatatggaggatCTCAACGATCCTTTAGTCCTCGCATTACCAGTAGTCGGGTGCAATATCAAGAAAATCCTCATCGATGGAGGGAGCTCGGTCAATGTTCTGTTCTATAATACATTCAAACgaatggaactcaacgacgaacAACTGTTATCTTCGTATCATACTATCTACGGGTTCAACGTGGCATCCACGAAGCCACTTGGAGACATTGTCTTGCAAGTGGACGCAGGGACAATGAAAGTCGATACACGATTTAGTGTGGTAGATGCACCATCACCCTACAACGCCATAATTGGCTGA
- the LOC113330911 gene encoding oligopeptide transporter 4-like, which translates to MVRVLGIEQSKISKVEEEEISPIEEVRLTVSTTDDPTLPIWTFRMWVLGLISCGALSFINQFFSYRTAPLVITQITIQIASLPIGKFMAYALPTNKFCVPGLGDCSLNPGPFNMKEHVLISMFANAGSGFGSGPAYAIGIVDIIKAFYKRKISFLTSSLLVITTQVLGYGWAGVMRKFVVEPATMWWPATMPQVSLFRALHEKEHDKQWMSRGKFFMVSCIASFVWALVPGFLFPTLSALSILCLAFPKSVTAHQVGSGMHGLGIGSFTFDWSTIAAFMGSPLISPFFATVNVAIGYAFVVYILTPVAYWGLNLYNAKTFPIFSSRLFTSQGNTYNVSAIVNNKFEIDALQYAQQGRINLSTFFAVSYGNGFATIAATLTHVGLFHGKEIWEKYRASRKENEDIHTRLMKEYKDIPNWWFHLMLGATFVVSLLLCIFAKDEVQMPWWALILACAIALFFTLPISIISATTNQTPGLNIITEYLMGLMLPGKPIANVCFKTYGYISMAQAISFLQDFKLGNYMKIPPRSMFLVQLIGTIIAGVINTGTAWYMLTSIQNICQEDLLPANSPWTCANDRVFFDASVIWGLAGPMRIFGPKGNYQALNWFFLGGALAPFLVYAMHKKFKKHTWIALINIPIILQATALMPPASSVNLSSWIVVGVIFNYFIFRYRRNWWQRYNYVLSAALDAGVAIMSLFIYFALSGTTLNWWGTGGEYCDLATCPTANGIVAEGCPVF; encoded by the exons ATGGTGAGAGTTCTAGGTATAGAACAATCAAAGATCAGCAaggtagaagaagaagagatatcaccaattgaagaagtaaGATTAACAGTATCAACCACTGATGATCCAACACTCCCGATATGGACTTTCAGAATGTGGGTATTGGGTTTAATCTCATGTGGTGCTCTATCATTCATCAACCAATTCTTTTCGTACCGTACAGCACCTTTGGTTATAACTCAGATTACAATTCAGATTGCAAGTTTACCTATTGGAAAGTTCATGGCATATGCATTACCAACAAATAAGTTTTGTGTACCTGGTTTAGGGGATTGTTCGCTTAATCCAGGTCCATTTAATATGAAAGAGCATGTTTTGATCTCTATGTTTGCAAATGCTGGGAGTGGTTTCGGGAGTGGACCGGCTTATGCGATTGGTATTGTTGATATTATCAAAGCTTTTTATAAGAGGAAAATCTCCTTCTTGACAAGTTCGCTCCTTGTTATCACTACTCAG GTTCTTGGATATGGATGGGCTGGTGTTATGAGAAAATTTGTCGTGGAACCTGCAACTATGTGGTGGCCCGCAACCATGCCACAAGTCTCTCTTTTCAG AGCATTGCATGAGAAGGAGCATGATAAGCAATGGATGTCAAGGGGAAAGTTCTTTATGGTTTCATGTATTGCTAGTTTCGTTTGGGCTTTAGTCCCAGGTTTTCTTTTCCCAACATTGTCGGCTCTCTCTATACTTTGCTTGGCATTCCCAAAATCAGTCACAGCTCATCAAGTTGGTTCAGGCATGCATGGATTGGGGATTGGGTCGTTTACCTTCGACTGGTCTACAATAGCTGCATTTATGGGTAGCCCCCTTATAAGTCCCTTTTTCGCCACAGTCAACGTCGCTATAGGTTATGCTTTTGTCGTGTATATTCTAACCCCCGTTGCTTATTGGGGATTGAACCTGTACAATGCTAAGACATTCCCAATATTTTCATCACGCTTGTTCACTTCACAAGGGAATACATATAACGTATCAGCAATTGTaaacaacaagtttgagatagatgCATTGCAGTACGCACAACAGGGTCGGATAAATTTGAGTACCTTCTTCGCGGTCTCCTACGGAAATGGGTTCGCCACTATAGCAGCAACCCTGACACATGTTGGCCTGTTTCATGGAAA GGAGATCTGGGAAAAATATAGAGCTTCACGTAAGGAAAATGAGGATATCCATACAAGACTGATGAAGGAGTATAAGGACATACCAAACTGGTGGTTTCACCTCATGCTTGGAGCGACCTTTGTGGTTTCCCTtctgctctgcattttcgcaaaaGATGAGGTTCAGATGCCATGGTGGGCACTTATCCTTGCCTGCGCAATAGCTTTGTTCTTCACTCTTCCAATTAGCATCATCTCTGCAACTACAAATCAG ACACCAGGATTGAACATCATCACAGAATATCTAATGGGACTTATGCTACCTGGAAAGCCAATTGCAAACGTATGCTTCAAAACATATGGGTATATAAGCATGGCCCAAGCCATCTCCTTCCTTCAAGATTTCAAGCTAGGGAACTACATGAAAATCCCTCCGAGATCGATGTTCTTAGTTCAG CTCATTGGAACCATCATAGCTGGAGTAATTAATACTGGGACAGCGTGGTACATGCTCACCTCTATTCAGAATATATGTCAGGAAGATCTCCTGCCAGCTAATAGCCCTTGGACGTGCGCAAATGATCGGGTTTTCTTTGACGCATCTGTTATCTGGGGTCTCGCAGGACCAATGCGTATCTTTGGCCCCAAAGGAAATTATCAAGCTCTAAACTGGTTCTTTCTCGGGGGTGCTCTAGCTCCATTTTTGGTTTACGCAATGCATAAGAAATTCAAAAAACATACCTGGATTGCTTTGATTAACATTCCAATTATTCTGCAAGCCACTGCATTAATGCCACCTGCTTCATCTGTGAACCTGAGCTCGTGGATAGTGGTCGGAGTGATCTTCAACTATTTTATTTTCCGGTACCGCAGAAATTGGTGGCAGAGGTACAATTATGTTCTTTCTGCTGCCTTAGACGCTGGAGTGGCTATTATGTCTTTATTCATATACTTTGCGCTCAGCGGTACGACACTGAACTGGTGGGGCACAGGTGGTGAGTACTGTGACTTGGCTACTTGTCCGACGGCTAATGGCATTGTTGCTGAAGGTTGTCCAGTTTTCTGA